One stretch of Williamwhitmania sp. DNA includes these proteins:
- a CDS encoding acetyl-CoA C-acetyltransferase — MKEVVIVSAARTAIGNFSGSLSGFSAVDLGVIAAKEAIARAGINPAEINEAIVGNILSAGLGQNPARQISIKAGIPDTSPAMTINKLCGSGLRAVSMAAQFIMLGDADVVLAGGTESMTNAPYLLDKVRSGYRMGNAQIIDSMILDGLTDAFNQYHMGITAENIADQWGISRAEQDEFALISQNRAETATKAGRFNDEIVPVEIPQRKGDPILFSNDEFIRQGLTMEQLVKLKAAFKKEGTVTAGNASGINDGAAMLIVMSADKAKELGLKPLVRIVSYGNAALDPKIMGYGPVPATREALLRAKMTINDIDLIEANEAFAAQSIAVARDLKLDPAKVNVNGGAIALGHPIGASGARILTTLIYEMKRRKSATGLATLCIGGGQGTALIVENI; from the coding sequence ATGAAGGAAGTAGTAATAGTATCAGCAGCACGAACGGCCATTGGCAATTTTAGCGGAAGTTTAAGCGGCTTTAGTGCCGTAGACTTGGGTGTAATTGCGGCAAAGGAAGCAATTGCCCGTGCTGGCATCAACCCAGCCGAGATAAACGAGGCCATTGTTGGCAACATCCTCTCAGCAGGACTTGGCCAAAATCCTGCCCGCCAAATCTCCATCAAGGCTGGCATCCCCGATACCAGCCCAGCAATGACCATCAACAAGCTCTGTGGTTCAGGACTTAGAGCCGTTTCCATGGCAGCCCAGTTTATCATGCTTGGCGATGCCGATGTGGTGCTCGCCGGCGGAACGGAGAGTATGACCAACGCGCCATACCTGCTCGATAAAGTTCGCAGCGGCTATAGAATGGGAAATGCGCAAATTATCGATAGCATGATCCTCGATGGACTCACCGACGCATTCAACCAATACCACATGGGCATCACTGCCGAAAATATTGCCGATCAATGGGGCATCAGCAGAGCCGAGCAGGATGAGTTTGCCCTCATTAGCCAGAACAGGGCCGAAACAGCCACCAAGGCCGGACGCTTCAACGACGAGATTGTGCCCGTTGAAATTCCTCAGCGCAAAGGCGACCCCATACTATTCAGCAACGATGAGTTTATTCGGCAGGGGCTCACCATGGAGCAGCTAGTTAAGCTCAAGGCTGCCTTCAAGAAAGAGGGCACCGTAACGGCTGGGAACGCCTCCGGCATTAACGATGGTGCTGCCATGCTAATTGTAATGTCGGCCGACAAGGCCAAGGAGCTTGGGCTAAAGCCACTAGTTCGCATTGTATCGTACGGCAACGCTGCCCTCGACCCAAAGATAATGGGTTACGGACCGGTACCGGCAACTCGGGAGGCCCTGTTGAGAGCCAAGATGACCATTAACGACATCGACCTCATTGAGGCAAACGAGGCCTTTGCTGCCCAATCCATAGCCGTGGCGCGTGACCTTAAGCTCGACCCGGCAAAGGTTAACGTAAACGGTGGTGCCATTGCCCTTGGTCACCCCATTGGGGCGTCTGGTGCCAGAATCCTCACCACCCTTATCTACGAAATGAAGCGTCGCAAATCGGCTACCGGCCTAGCCACACTCTGCATTGGCGGTGGTCAGGGCACAGCGCTTATTGTTGAAAACATTTAA